CGAAGCTGGCGGATCGGCACCGCGCGACGTTGATGGCGGCGCGGACCCTGCTACAACAGGCGCTGCCAACGACGTTCGGGCTTAAAGCCGCAGGATGGCTTGACACCCTCGCGAGGCACCTTATGCGCCTGCGCGAGATTCGGGGAAGAGACTTGACGCTGCAATTTGGCGGCGCCGCGGGGACACTCGCGGCTCTCCGCGAAAAGGGAACTACCGTTGCCAGCGCGCTGGCGCAGGAGTTGAACTTACCGCAGCCGGATGCACCGTGGCATTCACACCGCGATCGCTTCGCGGAAATCGCGGCAGTCCTCGGTCTGCTGGCGGGCACACTTGGCAAGATCGCGCGCGACGTAACCCTGCTGATGCAGACCGAGGTAGCGGAAGTGCGAGAACCTACCGGCGACGATCGCGGCAGGTCATCGGCAATGCCACATAAACACAATCCGGTGGGCTCGGTCGTCGCATTGGCTGCCGCAACTCGCGTTTCGGGCCTGGTCTCCACAATGCTCACCGCAACTATCCTGGATCACGAGCGGGGGGTAGGCGGGTGGCATGCCGAATGGGAGACACTGGCCGATATCGTGACTCTAACCGGCGGCTCTCTCCTTCAGATGAGCGGCGTCGTTTCTGGGCTGCAGATTGACAGCGACGCAATGTTGAAAAATCTGCAGCGGACGCATGGGCAGATCATGGCCGAAGCGGTTGCAACGGGACTGGCGGAACGCGCGGGCCTCGCCAACGCTTATCTCATAGTCCAACAGGCGTGCGCGAAGGCCGCTGCCGAAGGTACAGAATTACGTGACGCGCTCACCAGCGACACTCGGGTGACACGAGCACTACCGGTCGCAGATCTCGATCGCCTCTTAAATCCGCGGAACTATCTCGGATCGTCCGAGAGGTTAATCGATCGCATACTCGAATCGTGGCGTGCAGCCAATGACTATTCGACG
This genomic stretch from Candidatus Binataceae bacterium harbors:
- a CDS encoding 3-carboxy-cis,cis-muconate cycloisomerase, giving the protein MSAHPPLLDPLFRGPIAVLFNDDHRLQRMLDFEAALSRAEAKAEVIPAAAVPLVEAKCRSELFDFQALANAAASAGNLAIPMVQQLTALVAAEDPGAARFVHWGATSQDVIDTGLVLQLREALNWMEPQLHALGNSIAKLADRHRATLMAARTLLQQALPTTFGLKAAGWLDTLARHLMRLREIRGRDLTLQFGGAAGTLAALREKGTTVASALAQELNLPQPDAPWHSHRDRFAEIAAVLGLLAGTLGKIARDVTLLMQTEVAEVREPTGDDRGRSSAMPHKHNPVGSVVALAAATRVSGLVSTMLTATILDHERGVGGWHAEWETLADIVTLTGGSLLQMSGVVSGLQIDSDAMLKNLQRTHGQIMAEAVATGLAERAGLANAYLIVQQACAKAAAEGTELRDALTSDTRVTRALPVADLDRLLNPRNYLGSSERLIDRILESWRAANDYSTD